The following are encoded together in the Desulfovibrio aminophilus genome:
- a CDS encoding flagellar motor protein MotB: protein MTDDERALLSGSDIESEEEGKEWLTTFADVTMLLLTFFILLFSMSTPDKAKISDTFSSVTKALKGKMEKVATSRVTREEAGVLIDQALMRRQIIESQRKVFAEVKTLQTTKGVEGLVSANFENGLITLRLSGDVLFAPGQVQLTPQGLRALTELKDFLFRHPDQTVNIKGYTDDVKPSGVRYADNWEVSSLRAVNVLRALMQMGVEPKRLTATGLADLDPLYPNNTEENRARNRRVEIVLEKRVIGAQ from the coding sequence ATGACCGACGACGAACGGGCGCTTCTGTCCGGCTCGGACATCGAGTCCGAGGAGGAAGGCAAGGAATGGCTCACGACCTTCGCGGACGTGACCATGCTCCTCCTGACCTTCTTCATCCTGCTCTTCTCCATGTCCACCCCGGACAAGGCCAAGATATCCGACACCTTCTCCTCCGTGACCAAGGCCCTCAAGGGCAAGATGGAGAAGGTCGCCACGAGCCGGGTGACGCGCGAGGAGGCCGGGGTGCTCATCGACCAGGCCCTCATGCGCCGCCAGATCATCGAGTCCCAGCGCAAGGTCTTCGCCGAGGTCAAGACGCTCCAGACCACCAAGGGCGTGGAGGGCCTCGTCAGCGCCAACTTCGAGAACGGGCTCATCACCCTGCGCCTGTCCGGCGACGTGCTCTTCGCCCCGGGCCAGGTCCAGCTCACGCCCCAGGGGCTGCGGGCGCTCACCGAACTCAAGGATTTCCTCTTCCGCCACCCGGACCAGACCGTGAACATCAAGGGCTACACCGACGACGTGAAGCCTTCCGGGGTGCGCTACGCCGACAACTGGGAGGTCTCCTCCCTGCGCGCGGTGAACGTGCTGCGCGCGCTCATGCAGATGGGGGTGGAGCCCAAGCGCCTCACGGCCACGGGCCTGGCGGACCTCGATCCGCTCTATCCCAACAACACCGAGGAAAACCGGGCCCGCAACCGCCGGGTGGAGATCGTGCTTGAAAAGCGCGTGATCGGGGCGCAGTGA
- a CDS encoding motility protein A: MDFATLLGLLFGLSLVIGAIYMGGDMMIFFNLPSAMIVLGGSLASICIAFPFEEVIQAFYAGFKIFATKRVQARDVVNIMVKVAEISRREGLLALENVQTENMVLKKSCQLIADNADPDLIRTTLAIEIGSMKRRHKVAQDVFIRLGSLAPAFGMIGTLIGLIQMLMRLDDPKTIGPAMAVAIITTFYGSLLSTILFLPIAIKLKARTLQEQLHLEIIFEGAKSILENNNPRLVYEKLSSFLAPKERE; encoded by the coding sequence ATGGATTTCGCAACCCTCCTCGGCCTCCTTTTCGGTCTCTCCCTGGTCATCGGCGCCATCTACATGGGTGGCGACATGATGATCTTCTTCAACCTCCCCAGCGCCATGATCGTTCTCGGCGGCTCGCTGGCCTCCATCTGCATCGCCTTTCCCTTCGAGGAGGTCATACAGGCCTTCTACGCGGGCTTCAAGATTTTCGCCACCAAGCGCGTCCAGGCCCGCGACGTGGTCAACATCATGGTCAAGGTGGCCGAGATCAGCCGCCGCGAGGGCTTGCTGGCCCTGGAGAACGTGCAGACCGAGAACATGGTGCTCAAGAAGTCCTGCCAGCTCATCGCGGACAACGCGGACCCCGACCTCATCCGCACCACCCTGGCCATCGAGATCGGCTCCATGAAGCGTCGCCACAAGGTGGCCCAGGACGTGTTCATCCGCCTGGGCAGCCTGGCCCCGGCCTTCGGCATGATCGGAACCCTCATCGGCCTAATCCAGATGCTCATGCGCCTGGACGATCCGAAGACCATCGGCCCGGCCATGGCCGTGGCGATCATCACGACCTTCTACGGCTCGCTGCTCTCCACGATCCTCTTCCTGCCCATCGCCATCAAGCTCAAGGCCCGCACCCTGCAAGAGCAGCTGCATCTGGAGATCATCTTCGAGGGCGCCAAGTCCATCCTGGAGAACAACAACCCCAGGCTGGTCTACGAGAAGCTTTCCTCGTTCCTGGCGCCCAAGGAGCGTGAATAG
- a CDS encoding purine-nucleoside phosphorylase translates to MRILDTVLHASQYLHEKMGEIQAGSIGLLLGSGLGHVLKDFREQASLPYSEIPDFPCSTVPGHSSRLLRGELAGRPLLVLSGRVHLYEGYDAAQVCLGVRLLRELGVRTLILTNAAGALNPLFETGSLMCLSDHINLTGHNPLRGPHDPRFGERFPDMSAAYDQELRSLAQAQARRLGLRLEHGVYLQVLGPSLETPAETRAFRALGADAVGMSTAVEAIAARQMGMRVLGIACLTNKNLPDCMAPTSHAQVLAQARAASAELGRLLAGIIKEIPAAADESVRPTAARKRSTGRKGK, encoded by the coding sequence GTGCGCATTCTGGACACTGTACTGCATGCTTCTCAATACCTACACGAAAAGATGGGAGAAATTCAAGCGGGCAGTATCGGCCTCCTGCTGGGCAGCGGTCTGGGTCATGTCCTGAAGGATTTCCGCGAGCAGGCCTCCCTGCCCTACTCGGAAATCCCCGATTTCCCGTGCTCCACGGTGCCCGGCCACTCGAGCCGCCTGCTCCGGGGCGAACTCGCCGGCCGCCCCCTGCTCGTGCTCTCGGGCCGCGTCCACCTCTACGAGGGCTACGACGCCGCCCAGGTCTGCCTGGGCGTGCGGCTGCTCCGGGAACTGGGGGTGCGCACCCTCATCCTGACCAACGCCGCCGGCGCCCTCAACCCCCTGTTCGAGACCGGCTCGCTCATGTGCCTCTCGGACCACATCAACCTCACGGGCCACAACCCGCTGCGCGGTCCGCACGATCCACGGTTCGGGGAACGTTTCCCGGACATGAGCGCGGCCTACGACCAGGAATTGCGCTCCCTGGCCCAGGCCCAGGCCCGGCGGCTGGGCCTGCGCCTGGAGCACGGCGTGTACCTCCAGGTGCTCGGGCCGAGCCTGGAGACCCCGGCGGAAACGCGCGCCTTCCGGGCCCTGGGCGCCGACGCCGTGGGCATGTCCACGGCCGTGGAGGCCATCGCCGCCCGCCAGATGGGCATGCGCGTCCTGGGCATCGCCTGCCTGACGAACAAGAACCTGCCGGACTGCATGGCGCCCACGAGCCACGCGCAGGTCCTGGCCCAGGCCCGCGCCGCTTCGGCCGAACTCGGGCGTCTGCTCGCCGGGATCATTAAAGAAATTCCAGCGGCGGCCGATGAGTCGGTGAGGCCGACGGCCGCGAGGAAACGGAGCACGGGGAGGAAGGGGAAATGA
- a CDS encoding FlgO family outer membrane protein: MRRWAAWILALALAAPVAGCTWRETKQDFRNTKNSLLGTDPTTRRLYEEDDTSIIELNYKAADKLFSTLRGVLPAGSPVSVERFVNDADPSDKAPFGRVAAGQVAARLAQSGIRISTKASTPAARTAAPQNATESDKDTPRPSILSGSYVLAGDVILMHAKVVALDDDTELAAYDWTLPVNKSTRELLPQLKQGGFTPSVKNSF; the protein is encoded by the coding sequence ATGAGACGATGGGCCGCATGGATTCTGGCGCTGGCCCTGGCCGCGCCGGTGGCCGGGTGCACCTGGCGGGAGACGAAGCAGGACTTCCGAAACACCAAGAACAGCTTGCTCGGCACCGACCCCACCACGCGCCGCCTCTATGAGGAGGACGACACCTCGATCATCGAGCTGAACTACAAGGCCGCCGACAAGCTGTTCTCCACCCTGCGCGGCGTCCTGCCCGCCGGATCCCCGGTCTCCGTGGAGCGCTTCGTCAACGACGCCGACCCCTCGGACAAGGCCCCCTTCGGCCGCGTGGCGGCCGGACAGGTGGCCGCCCGACTGGCCCAGTCCGGCATCCGCATCAGCACCAAGGCCTCGACTCCGGCAGCCCGCACCGCCGCACCGCAGAACGCCACGGAATCCGACAAGGATACGCCCAGGCCGAGCATCCTGTCCGGGAGCTACGTGCTGGCCGGGGACGTGATCCTCATGCACGCCAAGGTGGTGGCCCTGGACGACGACACCGAGCTGGCGGCCTACGACTGGACCCTGCCGGTGAACAAGAGCACCCGCGAACTTTTGCCGCAGCTCAAGCAGGGCGGCTTCACCCCCTCGGTGAAGAACTCCTTCTAG
- a CDS encoding 2-oxoacid:acceptor oxidoreductase family protein: MKPLPVLDRFEIRLSGLGGQGVITLGRVLGAGLALGHGYFVTQTQSYGPEARGGSSRCDLVVSSRPISYPKAQDLDVLVALSQDACNSYYRNLKPGGLLVLESELVKQPPTNMFLGLPFTRLARDKVGVAQAMNTVVLGALTFLLPFAQQRVMKKSLEESLPEKIRAVNAKAFSLGLKEARRVFGEDAAEWKAKPSQDEEAE; encoded by the coding sequence ATGAAGCCGCTTCCCGTCTTGGATCGTTTCGAAATCCGCCTGTCCGGCCTGGGCGGCCAGGGCGTCATCACCCTGGGCCGCGTGCTCGGCGCGGGCTTGGCCCTAGGCCACGGCTACTTCGTGACCCAGACCCAGAGCTACGGCCCCGAGGCCCGGGGCGGCTCCAGCCGCTGCGACCTGGTGGTCAGCTCCAGGCCCATCAGCTACCCCAAGGCCCAGGACCTGGACGTGCTCGTGGCCCTCTCGCAGGACGCCTGCAATTCCTACTACCGCAATCTCAAGCCCGGGGGCCTGCTGGTCCTGGAGTCCGAGCTGGTCAAGCAGCCGCCGACCAACATGTTCCTCGGCCTGCCCTTCACGCGGTTGGCCCGGGACAAGGTCGGCGTGGCCCAGGCCATGAACACCGTGGTCCTCGGCGCCCTGACCTTCCTTCTGCCCTTCGCCCAGCAGCGGGTCATGAAGAAGAGCCTGGAGGAATCCCTGCCGGAGAAGATCCGGGCAGTGAACGCCAAGGCCTTCTCCCTGGGACTCAAGGAGGCACGCCGGGTCTTCGGCGAGGACGCCGCCGAATGGAAGGCCAAGCCCTCCCAGGACGAAGAGGCCGAGTAG
- a CDS encoding 2-oxoacid:ferredoxin oxidoreductase subunit beta, whose translation MSEFTGNEIIHQYLRHNKKFPHVLCPGCGHGIVLGSLIRSVHSLALPKDDVVLVAGIGCSGRLAVYVDFNTVHTTHGRALTFATGIKMANPKLKVICIMGDGDALSIGGNHLIHAARRNIGITALILNNNIYGMTGGQCSPTTPEGAWSMTSPFGQMEKSFDVVELGAAAGANFVARGTVFHIHNLDRIVTRAIERPGFNLVEIVSPCHTQFGRKNKYKSPVDMYRWIKKNATPLERYNELSEDQRAGKLPLGVFVERDVPGLEERYQALKEKLMEGAR comes from the coding sequence ATGTCCGAGTTCACCGGCAACGAGATCATCCATCAGTACCTGCGGCACAACAAGAAGTTCCCGCACGTGCTCTGCCCGGGCTGCGGGCACGGCATCGTGCTCGGCTCGCTCATCCGTTCGGTGCATTCCCTGGCCCTGCCCAAGGACGACGTGGTCCTGGTGGCGGGCATCGGCTGCTCCGGGCGGCTGGCCGTGTACGTGGACTTCAACACCGTGCACACCACCCACGGCCGGGCCCTGACCTTCGCCACGGGCATCAAGATGGCCAACCCCAAGCTCAAGGTCATCTGCATCATGGGCGACGGCGACGCCCTGTCCATCGGCGGCAACCATCTCATCCACGCCGCCCGGCGCAACATCGGGATCACCGCGCTCATCCTGAACAACAACATCTACGGCATGACCGGCGGACAGTGCTCGCCGACCACGCCCGAGGGGGCCTGGTCCATGACCTCGCCCTTCGGCCAGATGGAGAAGAGCTTCGACGTGGTGGAACTGGGCGCGGCGGCCGGGGCCAACTTCGTGGCCCGGGGCACGGTCTTTCACATCCACAACCTGGACCGGATCGTGACCCGCGCCATCGAGCGGCCGGGATTCAACCTGGTGGAGATCGTCTCGCCCTGCCACACCCAGTTCGGCCGCAAGAACAAGTACAAGTCGCCCGTGGACATGTACCGCTGGATCAAGAAGAACGCCACGCCGCTGGAGCGCTACAACGAGCTGTCCGAGGACCAGCGCGCGGGCAAGCTGCCCCTGGGCGTGTTCGTGGAGCGCGACGTTCCCGGCCTGGAGGAGCGCTACCAGGCCCTCAAGGAGAAGCTCATGGAGGGCGCGCGATGA
- a CDS encoding 2-oxoacid:acceptor oxidoreductase subunit alpha — protein MSANGKKKGRKALFAQGNEAVVEGALIAGCSFYAGYPITPSSEIMESMAQKLPSRPEGVFVQMEDEIGGLGAVIGASLAGRKAMTATSGPGFSLMQEHIGYACMVEAPLVLVNVMRGGPSTGLPTSPAQGDVQQARWGTHGDHPIIVLSASDVQECLEMTVTAFNMAEKYRTPVILLLDEITAHTREKIFVPPVEEFEIVNRTTPTMPPEWYKPYEETVRGVPPMPPLGSGYRFHVTGLSHDINGFPTSRPDEVVALMDRMHRKIDQFLYQVQIVREIECADCEVCVVAYGSVARSAELAVTQARGQGLKAGLLKLGTLFPFPRRALEKILGHSRAVIVPEMNMGQISREVKRVNNGRAQVRTVNRVDGQIITPDEILKAIKKV, from the coding sequence ATGTCCGCAAACGGCAAGAAGAAGGGGCGCAAGGCCCTGTTCGCCCAGGGCAACGAGGCCGTGGTCGAGGGCGCGCTCATCGCCGGGTGCTCGTTCTACGCGGGCTACCCCATCACCCCCTCGTCGGAAATCATGGAGTCCATGGCCCAGAAGCTGCCGTCGCGGCCCGAAGGCGTGTTCGTCCAGATGGAGGACGAGATCGGCGGCCTGGGCGCGGTCATCGGCGCGTCCCTGGCCGGGCGCAAGGCCATGACCGCCACCTCGGGCCCGGGCTTCTCGCTCATGCAGGAGCACATCGGCTACGCCTGCATGGTGGAGGCCCCGCTGGTCCTGGTCAACGTCATGCGCGGGGGCCCCTCCACCGGCCTGCCCACCAGCCCGGCCCAGGGCGACGTGCAGCAGGCCCGCTGGGGCACCCACGGCGACCATCCGATCATCGTGCTCTCGGCCTCGGACGTGCAGGAGTGCCTGGAGATGACGGTCACGGCCTTCAACATGGCCGAGAAGTACCGCACCCCGGTGATCCTGCTCCTGGACGAGATCACGGCCCACACCCGGGAGAAGATCTTCGTGCCCCCGGTCGAGGAGTTCGAGATCGTCAACCGGACCACCCCGACCATGCCGCCGGAGTGGTACAAGCCGTATGAGGAGACCGTGCGCGGGGTGCCGCCCATGCCGCCCCTGGGTTCGGGCTACCGCTTCCACGTCACGGGTCTGAGCCACGACATCAACGGCTTCCCCACCTCCCGGCCGGACGAGGTCGTGGCCCTCATGGACCGCATGCACCGCAAGATCGATCAGTTCCTCTACCAGGTCCAGATCGTGCGCGAGATCGAGTGCGCGGACTGCGAGGTCTGCGTGGTGGCTTACGGCAGCGTGGCCCGCTCGGCCGAGCTGGCCGTGACCCAGGCGCGGGGACAGGGGCTCAAGGCCGGGCTGCTCAAGCTCGGAACCCTCTTCCCCTTCCCGCGCCGGGCGCTGGAGAAGATTCTCGGCCACAGCCGGGCCGTCATCGTGCCCGAGATGAACATGGGCCAGATTTCGCGCGAGGTGAAGCGGGTCAACAACGGCCGGGCGCAGGTGCGCACCGTGAACCGGGTGGACGGCCAGATCATCACTCCCGACGAGATCCTCAAGGCCATCAAGAAGGTGTGA
- a CDS encoding ferredoxin family protein produces the protein MSKKTKGASKVTIYPDWCKGCGICAAFCPAGVIEMDGQGKARVAREQDCIHCGFCELHCPDFAVVVTDKKPGARRRDKE, from the coding sequence ATGTCGAAAAAAACGAAAGGCGCAAGCAAGGTGACCATCTACCCGGACTGGTGCAAGGGCTGCGGCATCTGCGCGGCCTTCTGCCCGGCGGGGGTCATCGAAATGGACGGTCAGGGCAAGGCTCGGGTGGCGCGCGAGCAGGACTGCATCCACTGCGGATTCTGCGAACTGCACTGCCCGGATTTCGCCGTGGTGGTCACGGACAAGAAGCCGGGCGCCCGCCGCCGGGACAAGGAGTAG
- a CDS encoding precorrin-8X methylmutase — translation MGVEDIRAPGDIERRSFEIIDSEVPEPRPFQGVEWQVARRMIHTTADFDILSLLRFHPSACEAGMAALASGCLLVTDTDMARCGIPMRRMEPLGCTVRCLMADAETAALARERGVTKARAAVDLAVERLSPAIWVIGNAPTALLRLLEHLEAGRARPALVVGMPVGFVNAAESKDLLLAQDRVPYVTLRGRKGGSALAASVVNALAEAVSRA, via the coding sequence ATGGGCGTCGAGGACATCCGCGCACCCGGGGACATCGAGCGGCGCTCCTTCGAGATCATCGACTCCGAGGTGCCCGAGCCGCGTCCGTTCCAGGGCGTGGAATGGCAGGTCGCCCGGCGCATGATCCACACCACGGCGGATTTCGACATCCTCTCCCTGCTGCGCTTCCACCCCAGCGCCTGCGAGGCGGGCATGGCCGCCCTGGCCTCGGGCTGCCTCCTGGTCACGGACACGGACATGGCCCGTTGCGGCATTCCCATGCGGCGCATGGAGCCGTTGGGCTGCACCGTGCGCTGCCTCATGGCCGACGCCGAGACCGCGGCCCTGGCCCGGGAGCGCGGCGTGACCAAGGCCCGCGCGGCGGTGGACCTTGCCGTGGAGCGGCTTTCCCCGGCCATCTGGGTCATCGGCAACGCGCCCACCGCGCTGCTGCGCCTGCTGGAGCACCTGGAGGCCGGGCGGGCGCGTCCGGCCCTGGTGGTGGGCATGCCCGTGGGCTTCGTCAACGCGGCCGAATCCAAGGACCTGCTGCTGGCCCAGGACCGCGTGCCCTATGTGACCCTGCGCGGCCGCAAGGGCGGCTCGGCCCTGGCCGCCAGCGTGGTCAACGCCCTGGCCGAGGCCGTTTCGCGGGCCTGA
- the deoC gene encoding deoxyribose-phosphate aldolase, with protein sequence MAPDRAELARRLDHTLLKPQATAAEVERLCAEALEHGFFSVCVAPCRIPQAARLLAGSAVLPITVIGFPLGFQSTPVKAFEAARAVEQGAREIDMVLNVGALKDRDEAAVAADIEAVARSCGAPVKVILETALLTDAEKVLACRLAAGAGAAFVKTCTGFSGGGATEADVRLLRANVPGHIGVKASGGIRTRAQALALLAAGADRLGASASVAIVTED encoded by the coding sequence GTGGCCCCGGATCGCGCGGAGCTGGCCCGCCGCCTGGACCACACGCTGCTGAAGCCCCAGGCCACGGCGGCGGAGGTGGAGCGGCTCTGCGCCGAGGCCCTGGAGCACGGCTTCTTTTCCGTCTGCGTCGCACCTTGTCGGATTCCCCAGGCCGCGCGCCTGCTGGCCGGGAGCGCGGTCCTGCCGATCACCGTCATCGGTTTCCCCCTGGGGTTCCAGTCCACGCCGGTCAAGGCCTTCGAGGCCGCGCGCGCCGTGGAGCAGGGGGCCCGGGAGATCGACATGGTCCTGAACGTCGGGGCCCTCAAGGACCGCGACGAGGCGGCCGTGGCCGCCGACATCGAGGCCGTGGCGCGGAGCTGCGGCGCGCCGGTGAAGGTCATCCTGGAAACGGCGCTCCTGACCGATGCGGAAAAGGTCCTGGCCTGCCGCCTCGCGGCCGGGGCCGGGGCGGCCTTCGTCAAGACCTGCACGGGCTTTTCCGGCGGCGGGGCCACGGAGGCCGACGTGCGCCTGCTGCGGGCGAACGTCCCGGGCCACATTGGGGTCAAGGCCAGCGGCGGCATCCGCACGCGGGCCCAGGCCCTGGCCCTGCTGGCCGCCGGAGCCGACCGCCTGGGCGCTTCGGCCTCGGTGGCCATCGTCACGGAGGACTGA
- a CDS encoding amino acid ABC transporter permease, which produces MRWDVVWSNFDYFLWGSLTFNTQTMSFEGQLGGLALAVVLAALGILGAFWLGLAAGLMRLSRRFWVKSIAVLYIEIVRGTPLLMLIFWFYFLAPILLGTAVPEFQSTLIAFIVFTGAYVGEIVRAGVTALPKGQMEAARGTGLSHFQAMRLVILPQALRNMIPSFVNQFVSLTKDTSLASIIGVNELTNTATQVNNRTMNAPFEIFIAIAVLYFLVCWVLTAISRRLEKQLARYQARGR; this is translated from the coding sequence GTGCGCTGGGACGTCGTCTGGAGCAATTTCGACTACTTTCTCTGGGGGTCGCTGACCTTCAACACCCAGACCATGAGTTTCGAGGGCCAGCTCGGCGGCTTGGCCCTGGCCGTGGTCCTGGCGGCCCTGGGCATCCTGGGGGCCTTCTGGCTGGGCCTGGCCGCGGGCCTCATGCGCCTCTCCCGCCGCTTCTGGGTCAAGAGCATCGCCGTGCTCTACATCGAGATCGTGCGCGGCACGCCGCTCCTGATGCTCATCTTCTGGTTCTATTTCCTGGCGCCCATCCTCCTGGGCACGGCCGTGCCGGAGTTCCAGAGCACGCTCATCGCCTTCATCGTCTTCACCGGGGCCTACGTGGGCGAGATCGTGCGCGCCGGGGTCACGGCCCTGCCCAAGGGCCAGATGGAGGCCGCCCGGGGCACGGGGCTCTCCCACTTCCAGGCCATGCGCCTGGTCATCCTGCCCCAAGCCCTGCGCAACATGATCCCGTCCTTCGTGAACCAGTTCGTGAGCCTGACCAAGGACACTTCGCTGGCCTCCATCATCGGGGTCAACGAGCTGACCAACACGGCCACCCAGGTGAACAACCGGACCATGAACGCGCCCTTCGAGATCTTCATCGCCATCGCGGTGCTTTATTTCCTCGTCTGCTGGGTGCTCACGGCCATCAGCCGCCGCCTGGAGAAGCAGCTCGCCCGCTACCAGGCCCGGGGGCGCTAG
- a CDS encoding amino acid ABC transporter permease: MKYNFDWSVVLTGEYHQWLVDGFWLTLKISAISIALALALGTLVAVLRMTRVKACVWFSLAFTEFFRNTPLLVQIYFWYFGSYVLLPEAVNKWLYKQDFEFATGVIALTVYTAAFIAEEIRAGILAIPKNQLEASRATGLSFIQAYRYVILPQAFRIVIPPLISQFLNLIKNSSLVMTIGVMDLTYMARQIESHTFRGFEAFTAATVIYLCISLVVSLTINIYNKHFLRQIKY, translated from the coding sequence TTGAAGTACAATTTCGACTGGAGCGTCGTCCTCACCGGCGAGTATCACCAGTGGCTGGTGGACGGCTTCTGGCTGACGCTCAAGATCTCGGCCATCTCCATCGCCCTGGCCCTGGCCCTGGGCACCCTGGTGGCCGTGCTGCGCATGACCCGGGTCAAGGCCTGCGTCTGGTTCAGCCTGGCCTTCACCGAGTTCTTCCGCAACACGCCGCTGCTGGTGCAGATCTACTTCTGGTATTTCGGCTCCTACGTGCTCCTGCCCGAAGCCGTGAACAAGTGGCTCTACAAGCAGGACTTCGAGTTCGCCACGGGCGTCATCGCGCTTACGGTCTACACGGCGGCCTTCATCGCCGAGGAGATCCGCGCGGGCATCCTCGCCATCCCCAAGAACCAGTTGGAGGCCTCCCGGGCAACGGGCCTGTCGTTCATCCAGGCCTACCGTTACGTGATCCTGCCGCAGGCGTTCCGCATCGTCATTCCGCCGCTCATCTCCCAGTTCCTCAACCTGATCAAGAACTCCTCCCTGGTGATGACCATCGGCGTCATGGACCTGACCTACATGGCCCGGCAGATCGAGTCGCACACCTTCCGGGGCTTCGAGGCGTTCACGGCGGCCACGGTGATCTATCTCTGCATCTCCCTGGTGGTCTCCCTGACCATCAACATCTACAACAAGCATTTCCTGCGTCAGATCAAGTACTAG
- a CDS encoding ABC transporter substrate-binding protein, producing MKKLSVVLVFVALFSLLAGAAFAGKLEDIKSKGVLVAGVKDSQPPFGYVDENSKQIVGFEIDICKYLADKLGVKLELKPVTSATRIPMLTQGSVDIVAGTMTHKIEREAEIDFSITYFPAEQKLLVKKGGGVKTVADLAGKKVGSAKGSTSEKNIQKAQPKCQVISFDTYPMAFLALKQGKVDAVTTDGPILAGLKASDENPEMWEITGDFIADEPYGLGLPENDSDFRDFANATLMEMWRSGEYAKVYDKWFGPKSKCPLPLNWKMELWP from the coding sequence ATGAAGAAGCTGTCCGTTGTCCTGGTTTTTGTCGCGCTCTTCTCGCTCCTGGCCGGCGCCGCCTTCGCCGGGAAGCTGGAGGACATCAAGAGCAAAGGCGTCCTCGTGGCGGGCGTCAAGGATTCCCAGCCGCCCTTCGGCTACGTGGACGAGAACAGCAAGCAGATCGTCGGCTTCGAGATCGACATCTGCAAGTACCTGGCCGACAAGCTCGGCGTGAAGCTGGAACTCAAGCCCGTGACCTCGGCCACCCGCATCCCCATGCTCACCCAGGGCTCGGTGGACATCGTGGCCGGCACCATGACCCACAAGATCGAGCGCGAGGCCGAGATCGACTTCTCCATCACCTACTTCCCGGCCGAGCAGAAGCTCCTGGTGAAGAAGGGCGGCGGCGTGAAGACCGTGGCCGATCTGGCCGGCAAGAAGGTCGGCTCGGCCAAGGGCTCCACCTCGGAGAAGAACATCCAGAAGGCCCAGCCCAAGTGCCAGGTCATCTCCTTCGACACCTACCCCATGGCCTTCCTGGCCCTGAAGCAGGGCAAGGTCGACGCCGTGACCACCGACGGTCCCATCCTGGCCGGGCTGAAGGCCAGCGACGAGAATCCCGAGATGTGGGAGATCACCGGCGACTTCATCGCCGACGAGCCCTACGGCCTGGGCCTGCCCGAGAACGATTCCGACTTCCGTGATTTCGCCAACGCCACGCTCATGGAGATGTGGCGTTCCGGCGAATACGCCAAGGTCTATGACAAGTGGTTCGGCCCCAAGAGCAAGTGCCCCCTGCCGCTGAACTGGAAGATGGAGCTCTGGCCGTAG
- a CDS encoding amino acid ABC transporter ATP-binding protein: MSMIEIQKLQKWYGDFHVLRGVTESVDKGEVLVICGPSGSGKSTFIRCVNRLEDYQQGTILFEGKDIHDKSVDVNALRAEIGIVFQQFNLYPHLTVLKNVTLAPIKVRGMARDEAETVALALLERVGIHDQAHKYPAELSGGQQQRVAIARALAMKPKVMLFDEPTSALDPEMINEVLTVMKDLAREGMTMLCVTHEMGFAREVADRVIFMDGGVVLEQAPPDVFFSNPKHERARAFLKEIL; encoded by the coding sequence ATGTCCATGATCGAGATCCAGAAGCTTCAGAAGTGGTATGGCGATTTCCACGTCCTGCGCGGCGTCACCGAGAGCGTGGACAAGGGCGAGGTGCTCGTCATCTGCGGCCCCAGCGGCTCGGGCAAGAGCACCTTCATCCGCTGCGTGAACCGCCTGGAGGACTACCAGCAAGGCACCATCCTCTTCGAGGGCAAGGACATCCACGACAAGAGCGTGGACGTGAACGCCCTGCGGGCCGAGATCGGCATCGTCTTCCAGCAGTTCAACCTCTATCCGCATCTGACCGTGCTCAAGAACGTGACCCTGGCCCCGATCAAGGTCCGGGGCATGGCCCGCGACGAGGCCGAGACCGTGGCCCTGGCCCTGCTCGAACGGGTGGGCATCCACGACCAGGCCCACAAGTATCCGGCGGAACTGTCCGGCGGCCAGCAGCAGCGGGTGGCCATCGCCCGGGCCCTGGCCATGAAGCCCAAGGTCATGCTCTTCGACGAGCCCACCAGCGCCCTGGACCCGGAGATGATCAACGAGGTGCTGACGGTCATGAAGGATTTGGCGCGCGAGGGCATGACCATGCTCTGCGTGACCCATGAGATGGGCTTCGCCCGCGAGGTGGCCGACCGGGTCATCTTCATGGACGGCGGCGTGGTCCTGGAGCAGGCCCCGCCGGACGTCTTCTTTTCCAATCCCAAGCATGAGCGGGCCCGGGCCTTCCTGAAGGAGATTCTGTAA